The sequence below is a genomic window from Ipomoea triloba cultivar NCNSP0323 chromosome 2, ASM357664v1.
GTTTGGAAGCAAGATCTGCGTGAATGGCAGCCAAGGAAAAGAGGTTACTCCATAGGACGATTGTTTTATGTTCCGCCAGGGTGTGGAGAATTATACTACCTTAGGTGCCTTTTAAATTTGGTACGAGGACCTTCTAGCCATGAGGATATTCGCACTGTTGCAGGGGTCATTCATAATTCGTTTAGGGATgcgtgttatgaatatggattattagatgatgacaaggagtaTATTGACGGCATTACTGATTCGAGTTACTGGGCATCCGCGTATGCTTTGCGAAGGTTATTTGCTACGCTTCTCACTTCAAGTTCAATCAGTAGGCCAGAAGTAGTTTGGAATGCCGTTTGGGAATTTCTTGCCGAGGATGCACAGGTTCAGCGTCGACGTGTCATGCAGAATTCAGGTATATTGAGCTACAATCTATAAATTCAACTTTGTTATttgattttcattatttataaataaactaatttgttgttttttggtttctttttttttttttggggttttttagAGTTGATGTTATCGGATTTAGATAAAAAACAGTTCGCTTTGGTGGAATTGGAGAAGTTACTATCTTTGTGGGGGAAAAGCCTAAAGGACTTTCCAGAAATGCCAATTCCAGACGAAAGTAGCATGTGTTTGAGTGAAAACATGTTGATAGCTGAAGAGTTGGCATATGACAAGGAATCGTTGAAGACAGAGCATGAAACATTGGTAACACAATTGACTGATGAGCAAAAGAATGTTTATGAATCTGTCatgaatgatattgattccAATGGAGGTGGATTgttctttgtgtatggttacggAGGAACAGGCAAGACGTTTCTGTGGAGAACGTTATCGTCAAAGATAAGGAGTCGCGGTGATATTGTTCTGAATGTTGCTTCCAGTGGAATAGCATCTTTGCTCTTACCGGGAGGTAGGACGGCGCATTCTAGATTTGTAATACCGCTCTCTTTGAACGAAGATTCCACGTGCAACATATCGCAAGGTAGTGACATTGCCGGGCTTAtaataaggagcaaattgataatatgggatgaagcaccgatgatgcacaaatattgttttgaggctttggacaaaaccatgagggATCTATTGTAttgttttgaggctttggacaaaaccatgagggATCTATTGAGGTTCACTATACCGGGTAGTGCTACCATGAGGGATCTATTGAGGTTCACTATACCgggtagtgctgaaaagactTTTGGTGGAAAGACAGTAGTTTTGGGTGGTGATTTTAGACAGATCCTACGAAAGACAGTAGTTTTGGGTGGTGATTTTAGACAGATCCTACATGTTATTCCGAAAGCAACGAGACCAGTAATTGTCGGAGCAACTATTAATTCTTCGTATCTTTGgacaaattgcaaggtattaAGGCTCACCAAGAACTTGAGATTACGGACCttagcttcagaggaagatagacatatggttgattggttttcaaaatggattgcagacATCGGAGATGGGATTGCTGGGGTTGTAAACGGCGGTTTATCTGAGATCGATATTACACCAcaatttttgttgaagtgtggacaCGATTCCATAGCAACTATAGTGGAGAGCACCTTCCCAAGCTCGAGATAtggcacgcttgatgagtcacagctagaaggccgagcgatcctctcaccgactttagatgtcgttgatcaaattaatcagtacatgtgcgagaTGAATACTGCAGAAGGACGGACATATTTgagttgtgactctttgtgtaaggcagaatcaggcggtgaaaatctatcagaagtacacactcttgaattcttaaatagtttgagattgtcgggtcttcctaatcattcattgacattaaaggtcggtgcacctgttatgttattgcggaacatagactactctcttggtctttgtaaTGGGACGCGGCTCATCGtcacaagattgacagatcacATTGTGGAAGCAAGagtagttaatgggacacataaaggaaccaaagttctaatccctcgaatgtctctcactccttctgatacgagattacccttcaagttccagcgtaaacaattccccttgatgcttgcatatgccatgactatcaacaaaagtcaaggcCAAACACTAACACATGTTGGGTTATTGCTTAAAAAACCAGTCTTTAATCACGGACAATTGTGCGTGGCTTTTTCCCGAGTCACTCATCCTGATGGCCTGAAGATGATAgctctagacgaggatggaaagattgtgttgctactaccaatgtcgtctataaagaggttttcaataatgtgtaaatgtaatagatgatattatgttttctttgtttttctttttattcaaaatgacaaaattgctatattctagaaaacataatcgatccaatccatttcatcaattgcactatataatattcgttgttataatttacataattgtatatcgatccaaatattcttaacatattataacaaattcatttcgtgcaacgcacgggtgaaaatactagttatatctaaaaaaagaattaaaaagtgAACTTTATTGCATGTATTGTATAATATTGATTATGACGTTGGATTGGTGATCAAACCGTCGATATTGAATAAATAATACCACAACAAATAATAATCTATTTTGTTTTATCCATGAAATAATTGAGCAATTATGTGATATGTCTTCTCTAATTTGACCGTTGGTCGTTTCTAATACATACTATACGCACTTCTATatatttaaatagtttttttttggataaaaatgTTAGGTATAAATTTGATAGTTAAAACAAGATTTAAtttgagtttgattcttgttagCACTTTTTCCGTTACGTAGGATTTTTCTAGTATGATTTACTTTTTTTGTATGTAATTTGTAGGTTATTACACAAAAACAGAGTTTGAATAAGGGATTTATGCTATCATTTGCTTGAAACTATTAGAGGGATTTTGAGACAAGAATGGACATGTCCTATTAAACACATACAAATTAAAAGGGAATCAAATTTTTACCGAGACGGGATGGTAACACAACATGATCATTCTTGcctaattttacaaattttaaagaCTCCTAGAGAGTTTTTGATCAGATTctttttttatgattttgtgGGCATTTCTATGCCCAGAATTGTGTAGTCATCTGATCTTGTTTTTATCTTCtcttatatgtaaaaaaaaaaaaaaaaaaaaaaaaaaaaaaaaaaaaaaaaaNNNNNNNNNNNNNNNNNNNNNNNNNNNNNNNNNNNNNNNNNNNNNNNNNNNNNNNNNNNNNNNNNNNNNNNNNNNNNNNNNNNNNNNNNNNNNNNNNNNNNNNNNNNNNNNNNNNNNNNNNNNNNNNNNNNNNNNNNNNNNNNNNNNNNNNNNNNNNNNNNNNNNNNNNNNNNNNNNNNNNNNNNNNNNNNNNNNNNNNNNNNNNNNNNNNNNNNNNNNNNNNNNNNNNNNNNNNNNNNNNNNNNNNNNNNNNNNNNNNNNNNNNNNNNNNNNNNNNNNNNNNNNNNNNNNNNNNNNNNNNNaaaaaaaaaaaaaaaaaaaaaaaaaaaaaaaaaaaaaaaaactccttatACAAAATATCCAAAACATTTGTTTGATCTATAAATTTAGAAACACTTTGTAATTAATAGAAACGGATCTCTTGATCTTTACATTAAAGAATTCAAGTTTTACTAACTCGACAAAATTTTTATTGGCCCACAATTTGCTTTGTGAGATGATTTTATATCAAAAGGGGTGGTAGCAACTTTTAACTACTTTGATGTaagtgtatatatttttgttaagaAAAATATGTAAGCACCGAAAGGTGGGCAGCCTTGTGAGAGCATAAGTGAGAATGACAGAAAATGTGTAGTAATGGCAGCTACACCAATAGACCAACACTTGAATTATTCTAATTGCCACAAAATGTGgcttttatatacatatatggatATAGTCATGGTCATTATCAAAGCATTAGGTGAAACTTATTGGATCCCTCTATCTATAGGGTGTTTGAATGGACAAGAATGGGTGTCATTTTTCTTGGCTAACTTATTATCATGAGAGACTAAGCTTTCATTTGTAGGGTGTAGGGATGAAGAAAAGAGGGACACTGCCTCGAAATGTGTGGTCGAGTGGGtgaaacatgatttttgtattaaaaagttATTAGTTCAATTTTTGTTCATACTTTCTCGGTCGAACCTGTCACACATGATTCTCTTAGTATAGTTTGCAGCTATTACATAAGAGTATGATTTGTTTAAAGTACATCATCAGATAATAATTGTGGATTTTCAtcgtcactcaaaaaagaaAGGAGGGATATTTTGGTGGGCACAAAGATTAACATTATTGGGGTTTTGAGAGAGGGCAAATGGGCAATAATGATTAATGAAGAACTCGTGCTAACAAAAGATATCATGTTTGCCCTCTTGTGGTAATCCATTATTATTAAGTGGCCAACTAGCACTCTTCATCTATGTTCTATAAgtaattaatgtttttaaatactaaaagtGTGTTTTTTTGAGCACTAAAAGTGTGGCTTTATTATGACTTAAATATAGatattttattacaataatttttttaataaaattttataattattggcAAGTTATTTATTAGTTGAAAACATTTAAAAcgtgaaaataaaaagtaaacatgTCAAATGAGTCTCAATctcattttcctacttttcatTAAATATCTCAATAAAGTACCAACTATGGTCATCTACAATTATCTCTTGCTAAATAAAGTTTTCTTCTCCTCCACAtcatcactatttttttttttggtgagaacatatcatcactatatataaacaacaaaaacaaataaacaagtAACATAAAAGCAATTACGTCTAGCAAAAAGCTTAGCACCATTTTTACATTAATAGGATGCGGTAACTTAGTTGTTTTCTCCTTTCTTTCCTTAAGTAGAAAAGTATTCTTCCCAAGTTTTACACATTTGAAGATGCCCTAATCCCCCTATTCATCCTTATACATCtatgggagaaaaaaaaattaataaatgtattttatCAATATAAATCATGTGCTgtcaatattttattaagatCAAAAGTTAAGTACAATTTCATTACTTTtagattagttaattttttaatgaaatgatTGTTTATATGACATGAAATATTATAAGTGGATGAGATCAAAGTAATTGTAAAGAGAAATTTTACCAACAACTTTCAACCAATGTCAAATAGCTCCCAAgcaatatacatacatacaaggATAGATACCACTGAAATGGAATGAGAAAATGTACTGTGACAACACTAATGTCACTAATTAGTTGATCCATTACCAATTGCTTTTGGACAAACCCCATAAAAGGAGGGGATGGAGAAATGAAAACAGGAAAACCAGAACCACTAGACTATTAAGGTTTGCCTATCATAAGGGGTTTTTCTCCCCATTTTAGTCCCCATTCCACAATCATTTTTTGAGGACTATATGTCAAGAAAACACACAATTATATTTCCCTATATCAAATTAAAGGGTTTTATTTACTTTGACTTTTTCAAAGTGGTATGTCCACCAAATGCCAATCCCTCTGATCTGGTAGGCAAAGAATCCCACCAAGATCATCCTACCCATCCTTTTTACAGTTGAGTGTCTTTTTCAATGGCCACCACTCTCTCTCACTCTTGCAAAAGTTAAAGCTGCATTTTTACCACTCTTCATTCTTAGCTTCAATTCTTCAGTCACAAATTTCTCACCTGCACTGCAAATCTGCAATATAAGTTCACAAACaaatcatctttaatttaccCATCATAATAAGCATTTCTTGTTACGCAAAAATAAGTAATTCGTTAGAGTGTATTTTGATGGTAAGCTATATATATTCTCCTTTCGATATAAGTTTAGATTCCTACCCCATCTTCCCAGTCCCCGTCAAATGCACCAAATATGTGCATGCAGTCTTTTTCAACAAGACAGCACTTTCGAGTTTTGACCACTTCTCTGCTATTAGTAACATTAAACAAGCCTGACATATAATTTCTAAAGCACTTGCTGTCTTCCCAAATAAGTTTGTCTAGAACCTAAACACCAATACAATCATGGCTGCCAACAAACTTCAATTATATACTCCACAAAGGCAAAACCTGGATAGAGGGAAGACGAAGATGCATTCATGTTTTTACTATTAACATCAAAAGTCAAAACCGACATTTCTTCTAGCAGTTATGATATACAATAAATGCTGTGGTCTCAGCATGTTAGAATGACATAATCATGAGAGTTTTATGGCAAAGCTTTCAAGTGACTGGCTCCTGCTAAGCTACCTCGCCTAGATCTAGCATTTAAGGAAACGACGACACATTAAAGATAGCTTAAAACACAACCAAATATTAAGAGCTTCAATATGCACCTCTGAAATCTATCTACGATCATGGTCTAGAAGAAAAGTCGATGAATGTACAGGAAGAAACTTTCAACTTTGCCTAGTAGTCAACCACAACATGATTCATCAAATACAGAAAAGCccttttctttaattctttcCGGACTATGTACTGTCTTTATGAACCCACAAAGGGTTGCCATTTGCCAAGCTCTGAATCTCAAATAGTCAAATGGTCACAAGGCACAAGGTCCCCCCTGGCCCCTGCCCCCCTAAAGGTACAAGCTTTCCTAGGGTCCATATCTGCAAAATCACTAAATGGCCTTGTGAAGATTGGTGTCGGTGAGCTACCAAATAAAAGCTAGACTTTCCCTAGCATCATCACCTGTTTTTTGGCCTGAGTTTCTCTCCATACCTATTGCAATCACCATGGGACATTTGTTCTCAAGAAACAGGAAGAAAATGACAAGAATGACCCACGGGTACACAGAGATTGAACAGCAACAATATCTTGTGATTCACAAATCCTAAAGTATTACCaagagaatattttttttatggttatATCATTATGCTCCAATTATTTGCAAAAGGGGGCCTAGTTGGTGTCAGTATGATTAGGTGAGCGATCGAAAAACAAAAATGCCAAAGTACTAGAAAAAGaggataataatattaatttagcGGATCTGCAGACACAAAAATAATGAGCAGAGAAAATCTTACCCactttttcttaattattttgaatACTATTTGGGAGCTATTGGAGTAGCTTTCTTGATTGTGACAATGGGGGCAATTCTCTTAGTCCTCCTTTGATGCTCCTGCACAAGTTCTCCAGCAAACCAGTCAAGTTTCTGGGAATTGCTTTGCTCTCCAATCCTCTTCCCCCCAAAAAGCACGGATTCCACGTTTTTCTGTGACAGCATTTCATCTGCAACCCCAACAAGCATCCTCATATTGCTAGGACTCGGGTCAGTGTCAACACTCACCCCGCAACCAAAGCTCGATCCATTAGCCTGAGAAATTCAAAAACCGCGGggttcagattattatgcaTTACCTTCTAACTAGCTATTAGGAAATCCAAATTTCATGCATGTCACAGCCAGAGAAAGGGTAAATTGACTAAATTCCATAAATTCTGTCTGTTCCTAATACTGCAGAGGCTAGAGCAGAATAAAGTGGCACTGGGAACAGAGTAAATGATACATAGGGATGATGAGAGGAATGAATGTAGTACTCCAAATTGTACTGCAATGTACACTTAATTGGTGACAAAAGCCAACCAGGATAAAATGCAGCAGACTAGTGGTATAGCCTGCTGTTTATATACACAGGTCCACAATAAATACTCTGTTGCCCTGCCTATTTATTTACTTCACCATCCTCAAAATGCTAATCTCCAGCCTGTTGTACAGTGAGGAGCTGGTTACCATTCACTCTTCTGGAACAGTAATAAGCCTAAAGTTGTCGTCTTTTATACATGAAGTGATGACCCAGAAACTATAATCTTTTTTACAGTCATTTTCCATTATACAGAACTGTTAACTTAACTGCATTGATTGATTAgctaaaagaaagaaattaagaatTTCCCTATTATGACATGGCTTGAGGATCAAGAATTTTTAGTGGTTTTAGCTGTAAACTGGGAAAGAACAGAGGGCCTATCAATAAATGTTCAAATTAACCCGCAACTCTATCAAGTTGGTCGGACTATTAGTTCAGTGACTGTAACcataaagttacaagtttgactctcagCGAGAGCCACTTTATTTGAGCCCGTCAACTAGCAACCTAAACTAGTTTACTGATTAGGTCACAAGACACTTTATTCTAtcaacctagactggtttactgATTAGGTCTGCGGACGGAATTTACCTGTATAAATACTCGGGGGTAATGACTATGAGTTTCCTAATCATCGAAATTGACAACATATTTTTGCCATGCATTTCCCAGGCTGTCTGGTGTGGACTCGTGGGGTGGAGGGGGGGGGGTTACGTACCTGAATGCGCACGTAATTGGTGCTCCGGGACTGGCCAAAAGCCATGGCCACGGCGTGGTCCACTAGATCGGCAGAGGCGTCGCCGGAGATGCGGGCCATGGGGCGAGCCCAGTTCTTGGCCTTCCAATCCTTGACTTGCTCGTATGGGAAACTGCCTTCTAGAAGCTGTTGACCGGTTCCTAGTGAAAGTACCAAAATGTCCTCCACGCCTCTAACCAACGGGAACTCCTGTTTGTTGTGGAGAACGTGGGTAATAGCCGCCGCCGTCGGGTTGCTCATGGCTAAGCCGCCGTCCACGGCCACGCAACGCGTGGAGCCGTCGACGGAGCTCATGCAAACCGGCTCGAACACTCCCGGCTCCGCTGACGTGGCTCTGCATACCTCCCAGAGCCGAAAGTCGAAGCTGTCCGACTCCAGCGCGTCGGCTCGGGAGAATAGAAACGGCGCCGTACTTGAAAGGTCGTAGCATGGAATCAAAACCGGTTTTAGTGTATCCTTAAGTGTTAAGCTCCGGCCGGTTTTCTCGTCCGTAAATGCCTCCTTCATCGCCTTCTCTATCCCGGCGGCGGCGGAAACGGCCCCACCTCCGGCGAAAAATCGCCGGAAAATCCCAGCACCGCCGGAATTCTTGGAAAACAGTCTTTTCCCATTCTCAGCTAAAAACTTCCACGTCCCGTCCGCGTTAAAGATTGGATTTTTCTCATCCTTCGTCCCAAACAACATCGCCGTGAAAATTCCCCCGACGCCGGAGCCGGCGGCGACGTCGAAAAAATCACAAATTCGGGCCTCCGGGTTCCCGGATTTCGCCTTCAACGCCTGCTCCAAATACGACAGCGCTTTCCCACACAGGATTCCCCGCATTCCGCCGCCGTCAATGGACAACACACAAATTTTCCCTCTCGGGTTCTTAGCCCCCGGCGCCGGCGACGTCGAAACCACTTCATTATTCTTGCACGGCTCAACAGCCGGCGTTATGCTCTTGGGAATCCAAAGCTTCTGATCATCATACCCAAACAGAAACTTGCTCTCCAGGATGGAAAATATCTCGTAGCTCAACTTATCCGTTTCCACACTCGGCTCCTGCATATCCCCAGTTTGATGATGATTCCGATTCAAATCCTCAATATTCCTCTGAACTTAGAAGAAACTCAGAAAGAAAGGAATAGAGAAAAGAGAGGAGAGTTGCAGAGGATGTGTGATCTGGTAGCTAGCTTTTAAACCCCCCACCACCATCTAAGAAGACGCCatttgtactaataattctCACCCAAATTTCCCTTTCTTACTTTATTATGCAATCTGACTAATCTCCCTTGCCTTTCTTTCTCTACTCCATCGTCATCCTAATCCTAATTGCGTACTCCTCTGATTTGTATACATACACGCCACCCTCCATCTTTTTCACCTATGGCCATTATTTGTCACTAATTGTTCTCTAACCCCTTATTCTTTTTGGAATTAGGAGGAAAATTCAAAACTACTTTTTAATTATGTCATCTGAATAAATTTGGTCTTGTGATCTTAACACCACAAGGAAATAAATCAATctaaattattcataattaacacactcaaaccaagaagacaaGGATTTGAACTCGTACTAACTTTGTAGTTACACGTTTGTATCTTTAGTTAACTGGGCTAGGATTACCCCTATTACTCTTCCATCACAAGAATAGAGGTTGATAATATAGTACACCATACATAGGAGCATTGGTATCAATTGGTACCACTGAAATTTCTCATAAAATGGCATGCTGAACaaaatttttgaataaatagtactccataGATTTTAACTGTCCTCGCTGGGACTCAATTCATTTGGAGAGTCACTTCGTGCTAAACTACAAGGTATTTGACATAATTATAGAATCATTTGAGTAATACTAtacatattctttttttttttactctattatttttattctcaacTATCATGCCAtattttggttcatcaaaaaaAGTGATTCACAATTTTGCTTCCTACATTAAAATTCATACAAATAGGAGAGTTTTACTCTTTTAAAGTACACTTATCATTTTACATATGAATATATAGACATGATTATgaaatgcattaaaaaaaactacCCACTTGTTAATAACTTAATACCCTCCCAAGGGCTGTATTCATAATTTTCCGAAGTTTGGGGTCCAAATTCTGTTTTAGAGAAATCCATTGGGCGTTTATGTAATTACTTAGCCCAAAATATTTCACCGGGAATATCACCCCTAGTTCACGGAGGGTAACGGCCGTCCGACAAAATTACTGCAGAAATCGAACGGTGCTGGCGGATAGCGGTTACGGTGTTACGGAGTACGGACTAATGTTTTTTGTCGCCTAGATAACGGTGTAATTGAGAGTATTGAACGCTTGTCTTCTTACGTCAGAGCGCGTGGGTCCCACGGTCGACACCGTATTCATCGCGATTTTGCCATTTTGcctttccattaaaaaaaaaaaatcttggcATATAAAATTTCTCGAGGCATTATTTTTTGaaggaaatatatttttgtagagGTGTGGGGCCCAGTGGCTGTCTCCTTGGACTAAGGCCGGCCCCAACGTGGGGCAGAGTAACAAAAACCGGTCGTTATGTGTGGACCGTGGACTCGGTTCGTTCGGCCTCTCCCCCTCTTATCTACTGTCCACTGCCGTCCTGAATAGGTTTAAAACAACGGCTAATTCCCCGTACGTtgttactaataataaattagaGTCATGTTACCATGTTTGGTTGTATTATGGGGTCATGATTTGTTAAAGGGATTGATGGAGGTGTGGTGTGTAAACGTCACTTAGGACCTCCCCAATAGAAGgtttttacacaatttttaaagAATAGAAGGTGATGTGGATGAGTGATAaggtagagagagaaaaaaaatacctCCCCACAAATCTTGAATTTTTGCAGATCAAGTGGGGCCCATCAATAATAATGAGAGTTGCGCCTTACCGTGTGAGGCGCAACTCCTGTCTTGgtgcgatttttttttttttccttcactctcattttctctttcttagtCACATCTTTCTTGgttatttttttccttcacttccattttctctttcttagtcatatctttcttgatttttttttccttcactcccattttctctttcttagtCACATCTTTCTTAGTCACACCTGTAAAATCTCTTCAAAATCCTCACACTATTGAGTATGGTATTAAGTGAACGTTATGAAGGGCTATTATTAGGGTGAAAAACACGATAATGAGAAGTGTATTCGGAATATGTTTTAGAGAGGATGGTGTGGTGTATCGAGGTCACTtcaccataattttttttatatgttataattttgTATTAGACCTATTATAGATTATTGTGCTTGTTAAGAAAAACATATATTAGAGCAACATAGAAACTTTATGAAACTCATGGCTGTAAGGTGTTTGTGGTATCATTACATGACCACCAAAAAATATCTTGAGTGGTCCATATTGCACAAACAACCTCAAAGATTCTGCAACTACTCCAAGATATTTGGGATACTCGAACAGTGTCTAACATGGATCTTCATCGcataatttcttcttcctctctgcGCACAAGGGCAATCATCATAGCTTCTAGTGAGATTTCATCATGGgaaaaaaacaacatttttttattcaaacCCAAGGGGTTTGGTGTGGGCAAGTGCCTGATTCTTCCCTCTTCCGGCAGCTCATTCCGACAAGGGTGGCAATCAAGTGGCTGGGGAACTGCAGCAAGAAAGGAGACGAGGTGCATCGAGAAGCTAAGCCAAGAGCCTAATCAAATCTCCAAGAAACAGGGAACAGTTGCTGGTGCAGTTGCTTTGATTGTTGGCACCAGTATTGGTTCTGGCATTCTTGCTCTCCCCAAGAAAACTTCCCCTGCGGTAATCAAAGCATGATTTAGTCATTTAGACATGGTTAAATATACCCAATCTCTTCCCTCACCCCCATACCCCATCCCGACTAGATAAGTCATAGTAACTTAACAGTCCATTAGGTGGGAAGATTAATGTATGGTGCTGGTGTAACGCTCACGCTACAACTGCCAAGACTCGATCATGTGTTATTGCTTATAATCTACCACCCAAGAACCAACTGAGCTGCCTGTGATAGCTACCCAATTTCATTATTGAATGGGGAATTATGACTTTtgttaaacaaattaaaagttgagtCTTTTGTGTTGCAGGGGTTAGTTCCTAGTTCAGTAGCTATGACAATGTGCTGGGCATTTTTGTTAATAGAAGCACTTGTACTGGTTGAAGTCAATGTGGGGTTGTTGAAAAGGAAGAAATCAAGAAGGGAAGGAGATGAGTTGGAGATCATCTCCATCAGAACTATGGCTCAAGAGACATTAGGAGAATGGGGTGAAGTGCTGGCTACCTTAACTTATGTGTTCTTGGGGTATACTTCTATGGTTGCTTACGCTGCCAAGTCGGGGGAGATCCTTTGCAGTTTGATCAATCTTCCAGAATCTGTTTGTGGCATTGTCTTCACTGCCACCTTCGCAGCTCTGATTTCTGTGGGTGGGACTAAAGCAACTGATCAAGTCAACCAATGGCTCACTGCATCCATGATAGGTAGCTTATTAGTACATTAGATTGCAACAATCTGATTGCTTCCAAGAATAAAATGCGAATGTTGAATGCTAATGAATGAAGCCATTGATGAACACAAACAGGCCTGCTCGTTGCAATTGAGATTCTAGCAGCTGTGTTTGGAGGGTGGTCGGGAGTGGAGGGAAGCGGGGGCAACTGGGAAAGACTTCCAGCCGCAATCCCAGTGCTGATATTTTCTTTGGTCTACCATGATCTGGCCCCTGGTTAGTGAATACcttgtttatatttttacatattGCACTTGTATCTGCATCCACGTGACAAGGCAAGCCCTATTCGGGGGCAACTCTCCCGAGAGTGTTAGTACCCCATTTACAAGTTCTAAGACTTTGCTCTGCAGTTCTGTGTGCATATTTGGGCGGCGACCTGAGACGAATAAGAGCATCAGTTTTGATTGGTAGCTTTATTGCATTCGTGCCATTGCTTGTTTGGAATGCAATTGCACTTGGCCTCTCAGCTCAGGTTGATCAATCTGTTGACCCTCTTGAACTGCTTCTCAGGTCACATCCTCAGCTCTTGAGTACATTACACTATGCTTCCTTTCACCTAAACATAGCATCACACAGCATATTTTGATAATGCAGCATAAAAT
It includes:
- the LOC116010420 gene encoding patatin-like protein 7 yields the protein MQEPSVETDKLSYEIFSILESKFLFGYDDQKLWIPKSITPAVEPCKNNEVVSTSPAPGAKNPRGKICVLSIDGGGMRGILCGKALSYLEQALKAKSGNPEARICDFFDVAAGSGVGGIFTAMLFGTKDEKNPIFNADGTWKFLAENGKRLFSKNSGGAGIFRRFFAGGGAVSAAAGIEKAMKEAFTDEKTGRSLTLKDTLKPVLIPCYDLSSTAPFLFSRADALESDSFDFRLWEVCRATSAEPGVFEPVCMSSVDGSTRCVAVDGGLAMSNPTAAAITHVLHNKQEFPLVRGVEDILVLSLGTGQQLLEGSFPYEQVKDWKAKNWARPMARISGDASADLVDHAVAMAFGQSRSTNYVRIQANGSSFGCGVSVDTDPSPSNMRMLVGVADEMLSQKNVESVLFGGKRIGEQSNSQKLDWFAGELVQEHQRRTKRIAPIVTIKKATPIAPK
- the LOC116010672 gene encoding uncharacterized protein LOC116010672, with product MDLHRIISSSSLRTRAIIIASSEISSWEKNNIFLFKPKGFGVGKCLILPSSGSSFRQGWQSSGWGTAARKETRCIEKLSQEPNQISKKQGTVAGAVALIVGTSIGSGILALPKKTSPAGLVPSSVAMTMCWAFLLIEALVLVEVNVGLLKRKKSRREGDELEIISIRTMAQETLGEWGEVLATLTYVFLGYTSMVAYAAKSGEILCSLINLPESVCGIVFTATFAALISVGGTKATDQVNQWLTASMIGLLVAIEILAAVFGGWSGVEGSGGNWERLPAAIPVLIFSLVYHDLAPVLCAYLGGDLRRIRASVLIGSFIAFVPLLVWNAIALGLSAQVDQSVDPLELLLSIKWGGVSYMVEAFSLLAIGTSIIGTLLSFSEFFKEQLSNLLLHSGPFANEKPNLNSGQRKLWGRNTISFTATAMVIAPSLLLSTTVPDAFYAATDIAGGYCMTMLYGVLPPAMAWAMHNRGDKDIDKGAISRAKPALLCVCLIASCIVLEQIIADLSLLHL